The following proteins are co-located in the Tripterygium wilfordii isolate XIE 37 chromosome 2, ASM1340144v1, whole genome shotgun sequence genome:
- the LOC120011564 gene encoding non-specific lipid transfer protein GPI-anchored 2-like: protein MSSASRITIATILLMTTLYGVSVSAQEPAEAPFAMGPSAVAPSPDCTSALFNLSDCLTYVESGSNLTAPDKPCCPELAGLVDSNPICLCTLLGKNEIYGVKIDLNKALKLPSICKVETPPPSLCSLVGVPVGGPTASEAPGSVASPPGGFAATPSTGRDGNGASSIAIPAQAFFIGLAIVLLPALF, encoded by the exons ATGTCCTCCGCGTCGCGCATAACTATTGCCACCATATTGCTAATGACGACGCTCTATGGAGTGTCGGTGTCGGCGCAGGAACCAGCGGAGGCTCCATTTGCCATGGGGCCATCGGCGGTGGCGCCTTCGCCGGACTGTACGTCGGCCTTGTTTAACTTGTCCGACTGCTTGACGTATGTGGAGAGTGGGAGCAACTTGACAGCGCCGGACAAGCCGTGCTGCCCGGAACTGGCGGGGCTAGTGGATAGTAACCCGATCTGCTTGTGTACGCTGCTCGggaaaaatgaaatatatggGGTGAAGATTGATCTGAATAAGGCTCTCAAGCTTCCTTCAATCTGTAAAGTCGAGACTCCTCCTCCTAGCTTGTGCTCAC TTGTGGGAGTCCCAGTGGGAGGTCCAACGGCAAGTGAAGCACCAGGTTCAG TGGCATCGCCGCCAGGAGGATTTGCTGCAACCCCTTCTACCGGACGCGATGGTAATGGAGCTTCAAGCATTGCCATCCCTGCTCAAGCATTTTTTATTGGATTAGCAATTGTTTTGCTTCCAGCATTGTTTTGA
- the LOC119979938 gene encoding protein FAR-RED IMPAIRED RESPONSE 1-like isoform X2 — translation MGKLISRSKNVISHRPTQKNGCKARLRARISAAEGKWEITSFEDQHNHALSPNKARYFLCNREINPHVQRQLVINDIAGIRPNKSHSAQVIAAGGHDNLPFLQRDTRNLIAKVRRIRMGEGDANAIQGYFAKMQSKNEGFFSLIDWDEEGRLKSVFWADPRSRAACREFGDIVTFDTTYLTNRYDMPFAPFVGVNHHGQSILLGCGLVSNEDTNTFIWLFRTWLTCMYDVAPQGIITDQDRAMKSAIEIVFPRTRHRWCLWHILKKVPEKLGSFKEYVRITYAMGNAIFDSQSVEQFECGWKLMVEKFRLEDNVWLSSLYEDREMWVPIYVKKFFWAGMSTTQRSESINAFFDGYVHSKTTLKQFVEQYNNALRDKVEKESLADFNSLHKQLQLVTSFEMEKQIQKLYTESKFKEFQSELCGMMYCGILDVENIGDSKVFNVEEDIAFGENCRKKVVFKVLFVEGTLSVKCTCYRYEFRGILCRHVIIVFIRSGQYLVPDNYIFTRWRKDVRRCHSRVKINYEGWIVTTEQLRYDELCNLFTIVADMASLSEIKYKSVKKWIQDEAKTMAPTTGNCLLPGRTPNDPIIQRTKGRPRSVRKEKIFKRKRVGRAQPEASTAQHEASTSTTTQILGIEEIMESSQFRS, via the exons ATGG GTAAGTTAATTAGTCGGTCCAAGAATGTTATAAGTCATCGTCCGACTCAAAAGAATGGTTGCAAAGCTAGGTTAAGAGCTCGAATATCAGCAGCAGAAGGGAAATGGGAGATAACTTCGTTTGAGGACCAACATAATCATGCATTGAGTCCAAACAAAGCAAGGTATTTTTTATGCAATAGGGAGATTAATCCACATGTGCAGAGACAGTTGGTTATAAATGATATTGCTGGGATTAGGCCTAACAAGAGCCACAGTGCACAAGTTATTGCAGCAGGAGGGCATGACAATTTACCCTTTTTGCAAAGGGATACTCGTAATCTTATTGCTAAAGTGAGGCGTATACGAATGGGTGAAGGCGATGCTAATGCAATACAGGGTTATTTTGCTAAGATGCAATCTAAGAATGAAGGTTTTTTTTCGTTGATAGATTGGGACGAGGAAGGAAGGTTAAAAAGTGTTTTTTGGGCTGATCCACGTAGTAGAGCTGCTTGTCGTGAATTTGGTGATATTGTTACATTTGATACTACATATTTGACAAATCGGTATGACATGccatttgccccatttgtagGTGTTAATCATCATGGTCAATCTATTCTTCTTGGGTGTGGTTTAGTTTCTAATGAAGACACAAACACATTTATATGGTTGTTTAGAACTTGGCTTACATGCATGTATGACGTAGCTCCACAAGGGATCATAACGGACCAAGACAGGGCCATGAAGAGTgcaattgaaattgtttttcctcGTACCAGGCATAGGTGGTGTTTGTGGCATATCTTGAAGAAGGTGCCTGAGAAGCTTGGGTCTTTTAAGGAATACGTTCGCATAACTTATGCTATGGGGAATGCTATATTTGATTCTCAGAGTGTTGAACAGTTTGAATGTGGTTGGAAATTGATGGTTGAAAAGTTTCGGTTGGAAGACAATGTTTGGTTGTCATCTTTGTATGAGGACAGGGAAATGTGGGTCCCAATATATGTGAAGAAATTCTTTTGGGCAG GTATGTCAACAACTCAGAGGAGTGAGAGTATTAATGCATTTTTTGATGGTTATGTCCACTCTAAGACAACTCTTAAGCAGTTTGTGGAGCAATACAACAACGCATTGAGGGACAAGGTTGAGAAGGAAAGTCTTGCTGATTTTAATTCATTGCACAAGCAGCTACAATTGGTAACTTCATTTGAAATGGAAAAACAGATTCAGAAATTATACACTGAATCGAAATTCAAGGAGTTTCAAAGTGAGTTATGTGGGATGATGTACTGTGGGATCTTGGATGTTGAGAATATTGGTGATTCGAAGGTCTTTAATGTGGAAGAAGATATTGCATTTGGTGAGAACTGCAGGAAAAAAGtggtttttaaggttttatttgtTGAAGGAACATTGTCAGTGAAGTGTACATGCTACAGGTATGAATTTAGAGGAATATTATGCAGGCATGTAATAATTGTGTTCATTCGTAGTGGTCAATATTTGGTTCCAGATAATTACATATTTACTCGGTGGAGGAAAGATGTGAGGAGATGTCATTCTCGAGTCAAAATCAATTACGAGGGATGGATTGTGACAACTGAGCAGCTTCGATATGATGAGTTATGTAACTTGTTCACCATTGTCGCAGACATGGCTTCTTTAAGTGAAATCAAGTACAAGTCAGTAAAAAAATGGATTCAAGATGAAGCAAAGACAATGGCACCCACAACAGGTAATTGTTTGTTACCGGGTAGAACCCCAAACGATCCGATAATCCAAAGAACAAAGGGACGTCCTCGTAGTGTGAGGAAGGAAAAGATTTTCAAGAGAAAACGGGTCGGACGAGCACAACCTGAGGCGAGTACAGCACAACATGAGGCGAGTACATCAACGACAACTCAAATATTAGGGATTGAAGAGATAATG GAATCAAGTCAATTCAGGTCATGA
- the LOC119979938 gene encoding protein FAR-RED IMPAIRED RESPONSE 1-like isoform X1, whose amino-acid sequence MASNGNEMVDNECYALGDIEVTNVINYQSPEVVGNHLDTMGVDFKDIVPASGMKFESETEMFDLYKKYGELNGFPVKRRTSNKDKDGMCKYVTFTCGRSGKLISRSKNVISHRPTQKNGCKARLRARISAAEGKWEITSFEDQHNHALSPNKARYFLCNREINPHVQRQLVINDIAGIRPNKSHSAQVIAAGGHDNLPFLQRDTRNLIAKVRRIRMGEGDANAIQGYFAKMQSKNEGFFSLIDWDEEGRLKSVFWADPRSRAACREFGDIVTFDTTYLTNRYDMPFAPFVGVNHHGQSILLGCGLVSNEDTNTFIWLFRTWLTCMYDVAPQGIITDQDRAMKSAIEIVFPRTRHRWCLWHILKKVPEKLGSFKEYVRITYAMGNAIFDSQSVEQFECGWKLMVEKFRLEDNVWLSSLYEDREMWVPIYVKKFFWAGMSTTQRSESINAFFDGYVHSKTTLKQFVEQYNNALRDKVEKESLADFNSLHKQLQLVTSFEMEKQIQKLYTESKFKEFQSELCGMMYCGILDVENIGDSKVFNVEEDIAFGENCRKKVVFKVLFVEGTLSVKCTCYRYEFRGILCRHVIIVFIRSGQYLVPDNYIFTRWRKDVRRCHSRVKINYEGWIVTTEQLRYDELCNLFTIVADMASLSEIKYKSVKKWIQDEAKTMAPTTGNCLLPGRTPNDPIIQRTKGRPRSVRKEKIFKRKRVGRAQPEASTAQHEASTSTTTQILGIEEIMESSQFRS is encoded by the exons ATGGCTTCAAATGG TAATGAAATGGTGGATAATGAATGTTATGCGTTGGGTGATATTGAAGTTACTAATGTCATCAACTACCAAAGCCCTGAGGTGGTTGGCAATCATTTGGATACTATGGGAGTTGATTTTAAAGATATTGTTCCTGCGTCTGGAATGAAATTTGAAAGTGAGACAGAAATGTTTGATTTATACAAGAAATATGGTGAACTTAATGGATTTCCTGTGAAACGAAGAACATCAAATAAGGACAAAGATGGAATGTGCAAGTATGTTACATTTACCTGTGGGAGATCAG GTAAGTTAATTAGTCGGTCCAAGAATGTTATAAGTCATCGTCCGACTCAAAAGAATGGTTGCAAAGCTAGGTTAAGAGCTCGAATATCAGCAGCAGAAGGGAAATGGGAGATAACTTCGTTTGAGGACCAACATAATCATGCATTGAGTCCAAACAAAGCAAGGTATTTTTTATGCAATAGGGAGATTAATCCACATGTGCAGAGACAGTTGGTTATAAATGATATTGCTGGGATTAGGCCTAACAAGAGCCACAGTGCACAAGTTATTGCAGCAGGAGGGCATGACAATTTACCCTTTTTGCAAAGGGATACTCGTAATCTTATTGCTAAAGTGAGGCGTATACGAATGGGTGAAGGCGATGCTAATGCAATACAGGGTTATTTTGCTAAGATGCAATCTAAGAATGAAGGTTTTTTTTCGTTGATAGATTGGGACGAGGAAGGAAGGTTAAAAAGTGTTTTTTGGGCTGATCCACGTAGTAGAGCTGCTTGTCGTGAATTTGGTGATATTGTTACATTTGATACTACATATTTGACAAATCGGTATGACATGccatttgccccatttgtagGTGTTAATCATCATGGTCAATCTATTCTTCTTGGGTGTGGTTTAGTTTCTAATGAAGACACAAACACATTTATATGGTTGTTTAGAACTTGGCTTACATGCATGTATGACGTAGCTCCACAAGGGATCATAACGGACCAAGACAGGGCCATGAAGAGTgcaattgaaattgtttttcctcGTACCAGGCATAGGTGGTGTTTGTGGCATATCTTGAAGAAGGTGCCTGAGAAGCTTGGGTCTTTTAAGGAATACGTTCGCATAACTTATGCTATGGGGAATGCTATATTTGATTCTCAGAGTGTTGAACAGTTTGAATGTGGTTGGAAATTGATGGTTGAAAAGTTTCGGTTGGAAGACAATGTTTGGTTGTCATCTTTGTATGAGGACAGGGAAATGTGGGTCCCAATATATGTGAAGAAATTCTTTTGGGCAG GTATGTCAACAACTCAGAGGAGTGAGAGTATTAATGCATTTTTTGATGGTTATGTCCACTCTAAGACAACTCTTAAGCAGTTTGTGGAGCAATACAACAACGCATTGAGGGACAAGGTTGAGAAGGAAAGTCTTGCTGATTTTAATTCATTGCACAAGCAGCTACAATTGGTAACTTCATTTGAAATGGAAAAACAGATTCAGAAATTATACACTGAATCGAAATTCAAGGAGTTTCAAAGTGAGTTATGTGGGATGATGTACTGTGGGATCTTGGATGTTGAGAATATTGGTGATTCGAAGGTCTTTAATGTGGAAGAAGATATTGCATTTGGTGAGAACTGCAGGAAAAAAGtggtttttaaggttttatttgtTGAAGGAACATTGTCAGTGAAGTGTACATGCTACAGGTATGAATTTAGAGGAATATTATGCAGGCATGTAATAATTGTGTTCATTCGTAGTGGTCAATATTTGGTTCCAGATAATTACATATTTACTCGGTGGAGGAAAGATGTGAGGAGATGTCATTCTCGAGTCAAAATCAATTACGAGGGATGGATTGTGACAACTGAGCAGCTTCGATATGATGAGTTATGTAACTTGTTCACCATTGTCGCAGACATGGCTTCTTTAAGTGAAATCAAGTACAAGTCAGTAAAAAAATGGATTCAAGATGAAGCAAAGACAATGGCACCCACAACAGGTAATTGTTTGTTACCGGGTAGAACCCCAAACGATCCGATAATCCAAAGAACAAAGGGACGTCCTCGTAGTGTGAGGAAGGAAAAGATTTTCAAGAGAAAACGGGTCGGACGAGCACAACCTGAGGCGAGTACAGCACAACATGAGGCGAGTACATCAACGACAACTCAAATATTAGGGATTGAAGAGATAATG GAATCAAGTCAATTCAGGTCATGA